The Synechococcus sp. CC9605 sequence CGACCGTGCCATCGCCATCAGCAGCGATGCCGCCAACCACCTCGTTGATGTAGCGGGCGGCGACGCTCGCAGCCTGCTCAATGCCCTGGAACTGGCGGTGGAGAGTTCCGAACCCGATGGCGACGGTGTGATTCAGATCAACCTGGCCATCGCCGAGGAATCGATTCAGCAGCGAGCTGTGCTCTACGACAAGCACGGCGATGCCCACTACGACACGATCAGCGCCTTCATCAAATCGCTGCGGGGCTCCGATTCCGATGCGGCGCTGTTCTGGCTGGCACGCATGGTGGAAGCCGGTGAAAACCCCCGCTTCATTTTTCGGCGGATGTTGATCGCAGCGGGCGAAGACATCGGCCTGGCCGACCCGCAGGCCATCGTTGTAGTGGAAGCCTGTGCCGCGGCCTTCGAACGGGTAGGGCTGCCCGAGGGGCTTTATCCCTTGGCCCAAGCCGCGTTGTACCTGGCGAGCACAGAAAAGAGCAACAGCGTTCTGGGCTTCTTTGATGCCCTCAAAACCGTGCGCGATGCGCAGAAACAAGACGTGCCCGGGCATTTGCGCGATGCCAACCGGGATGGAGCCGCCTTCGGCGATGGCGTGGGCTACCGCTATCCCCATGCCTACGCCGAACACTGGGTAGAGCAGCAATACCTCCCCACAGCCCTGCAAGGCGAGGTGTTCTGGCAGCCCGGAGAACTCGGGTGGGAGGGGGAACGTCGCCAGCGGATGGCGGAACGCCGGGCAGCCCAACTCGCCGCGGCCGCTGAGCTGGCGGCCGACCAGCCTTTGCTGTTGAGCAGCGGACCCGAACGTCCTGGCGTGGACCGCTGGGTGCAGCGCCAATTGGGGCAGGAAGGAGAACGGCTGCAGCGCCTGCGCGAGCGGCTCTGGCGAGAGATCCCCTGGACCCGTCGAGATCGGGTGCTGCTGCTGGGGATGCGGTCGCTGATCTGGGCTCTCGATCCATTGAGGGCTGCCCCGGAGGGAGGCGTCACCATGCTCTGCGACAACGATGCCGACCGCAGCCGGCTGGAAGCGCAGATGGATTTGCTCGAGCCGGAGCATCGGCCCGACCTGTTGACCGGCAGCCTCGATGCTCTGCCACCGAGCCAAGCCTTCGACTGGATCGGAGGACGGCTCGCCGCTGCCGATCTGCAAGGTCAGAACTGGACGGCGCTGCTGAAAACAATCAACCAACATGCCGAGCCGAAAACGGGCTTACGGCTGCTGATCAGCCGCGCCGAACTGGGGCCCGCCGGTGCATTGCTGCAAGACGACGATCCAACAGAACTGTTCAGCGATCTTGTGGCTCAAGAACAACAGTGGCTTGAGC is a genomic window containing:
- a CDS encoding AAA family ATPase: MGQDLFAFHGEQQRRRLAPLADRMRPRTLEEFEGQSGILADGRLLRRAIKADRVGNLILHGPPGVGKTTLARIIANHTRAHFSSLNAVLAGVKNLRTEVDAARQRLERHGLRTILFIDEVHRFNSAQQDALLPWVENGTVTLIGATTENPYFEVNKALVSRSRLFRLLPLEPEDLQRLLQRALADNERGYGDRAIAISSDAANHLVDVAGGDARSLLNALELAVESSEPDGDGVIQINLAIAEESIQQRAVLYDKHGDAHYDTISAFIKSLRGSDSDAALFWLARMVEAGENPRFIFRRMLIAAGEDIGLADPQAIVVVEACAAAFERVGLPEGLYPLAQAALYLASTEKSNSVLGFFDALKTVRDAQKQDVPGHLRDANRDGAAFGDGVGYRYPHAYAEHWVEQQYLPTALQGEVFWQPGELGWEGERRQRMAERRAAQLAAAAELAADQPLLLSSGPERPGVDRWVQRQLGQEGERLQRLRERLWREIPWTRRDRVLLLGMRSLIWALDPLRAAPEGGVTMLCDNDADRSRLEAQMDLLEPEHRPDLLTGSLDALPPSQAFDWIGGRLAAADLQGQNWTALLKTINQHAEPKTGLRLLISRAELGPAGALLQDDDPTELFSDLVAQEQQWLERQQRPEELLKKAGWQLRCEEWLEHLTLPGGTELAERWLAEGSPYRQAMGEISTEVLTQLRQSLNGLGEGGLRLPMRHQLIQGERGTP